A window of Pedobacter lusitanus contains these coding sequences:
- a CDS encoding PLP-dependent aminotransferase family protein: protein MSKSFIYDEIANKIAFQIRNGILKAGDKLPSVRTLCQEHGISMNTAKRIFLELEAQSLIESKPQSGFFVSKLLYLNLPLPEISRPSLIANNTEPNELITKVYSNMGREGVTLFSISVPSGNLLPLAKLKKEILYATRELREGGTEYEPLQGNVKLRRMIAARSLAWGGNLHEDDLITASGGMNSISFCLMALGKPGDTIAMESPCYPGTFQLAISLGFKVLELPTHPVTGLEIEALKKAIPKINLCFLVPNFNTPLGSCMPDEHKKEITALLAKHGIPLIEDDVYGDLYFGSQRPKCCKSFDLEGNVLWCSSVSKTLAPGYRVGWIAPGKYKDKLLKLKLVHSIASVSLIQEAVGNFLKTGRYENHLQQLRRTLKNNYQNYVHTIAEHFPEGTKTSRPQGGLGLWLELNKQTDTTELYDLAIKKNISIAPGRMFTLQNQFQNCMRLCIGLPWSDDIKFKLKQLGSLAKMIR from the coding sequence ATGAGCAAATCTTTTATATATGATGAAATAGCAAATAAAATTGCCTTTCAGATTAGAAATGGAATTCTAAAGGCCGGAGATAAGTTACCTTCAGTCAGGACATTATGCCAGGAACATGGTATTAGTATGAATACCGCAAAACGGATATTTCTGGAACTGGAAGCTCAGTCATTAATTGAATCAAAACCGCAATCGGGCTTTTTTGTCAGTAAGTTACTTTACCTGAACCTGCCACTTCCGGAGATCAGTCGTCCTTCATTAATAGCCAATAATACGGAGCCTAATGAATTAATTACCAAGGTCTATTCTAATATGGGCCGTGAGGGTGTGACCCTTTTTTCCATCAGTGTTCCTTCAGGCAATCTTTTGCCTTTAGCCAAATTAAAAAAAGAAATTCTGTATGCTACACGGGAACTCAGAGAAGGAGGAACTGAATATGAACCTCTTCAGGGTAATGTTAAATTGAGGCGAATGATTGCCGCAAGATCCCTGGCCTGGGGAGGAAACCTGCATGAAGACGACCTGATCACTGCCAGCGGGGGCATGAATTCTATATCCTTCTGCCTTATGGCTCTGGGAAAACCAGGAGATACCATCGCGATGGAAAGCCCATGTTATCCGGGAACTTTTCAACTTGCTATAAGTCTGGGATTTAAAGTATTGGAATTACCAACACATCCGGTTACAGGACTAGAAATAGAAGCCTTAAAGAAAGCTATTCCTAAAATCAATCTTTGCTTTTTAGTCCCGAACTTCAATACGCCATTGGGCAGCTGTATGCCCGATGAACATAAAAAGGAAATTACTGCACTTTTAGCAAAACATGGTATTCCACTTATTGAAGATGACGTATATGGTGATCTTTATTTTGGTTCACAACGTCCCAAATGCTGCAAATCCTTTGATCTGGAGGGGAATGTTTTATGGTGTAGTTCTGTTTCCAAAACTTTGGCACCTGGATACCGTGTCGGCTGGATTGCCCCCGGCAAATACAAAGATAAATTACTGAAATTAAAGCTTGTTCACTCCATAGCATCTGTATCTCTCATCCAGGAAGCAGTAGGCAATTTTCTAAAAACCGGCAGATATGAAAATCATTTGCAGCAGCTGCGCCGCACTTTAAAGAATAATTATCAGAATTATGTACACACCATAGCCGAGCATTTTCCTGAAGGAACAAAAACAAGCAGACCACAGGGAGGTCTGGGGCTCTGGCTGGAGCTTAATAAACAGACTGATACAACAGAATTATATGATCTGGCCATCAAGAAAAATATCAGCATTGCTCCCGGACGTATGTTTACTTTACAAAATCAGTTTCAAAACTGCATGAGACTCTGTATAGGTTTGCCCTGGTCTGATGACATAAAATTCAAACTAAAACAATTGGGGAGCCTGGCAAAAATGATCAGATAG
- a CDS encoding RNA polymerase sigma factor, which yields MGYKSKSILLKTGIISYAELPDDDLIVGLRAGDKHAYTEIYNRYKNVLQNHAYKKLGDFEEVKDVLQELFTQLWVKREELQTTNLSGYLYVAIRNKIFNLHAHRIVKSKYIESLEEYIDSGNFSTDNRVREKEFTEMINKEIDALPLKMRTVFLLSRSKGFSHKEIAETLNIAEQTVSKQITNALKILRMRFQVFFFLFLSSSHFPLHSMVYCLISLRRIFLFRYG from the coding sequence ATGGGCTACAAATCAAAATCTATTTTGCTGAAGACCGGCATAATTAGTTATGCAGAACTACCGGATGACGATCTTATTGTCGGGCTAAGAGCTGGAGACAAACATGCTTATACCGAAATTTACAATAGATATAAAAATGTACTGCAGAACCACGCCTACAAAAAGCTAGGCGATTTTGAAGAAGTAAAGGATGTTTTACAGGAGCTTTTCACCCAACTCTGGGTTAAAAGAGAAGAGTTGCAAACTACCAATTTATCAGGTTATCTCTATGTTGCCATCAGAAACAAAATATTCAATTTACACGCACACAGAATAGTAAAATCAAAATATATTGAATCATTAGAAGAATATATAGATAGTGGTAACTTTTCAACTGATAACAGAGTAAGAGAAAAAGAATTTACAGAAATGATCAATAAAGAGATTGATGCACTCCCTTTAAAGATGCGGACAGTTTTCTTATTGAGCCGCAGTAAGGGGTTCTCTCATAAAGAAATTGCGGAAACCTTAAATATTGCGGAGCAAACCGTATCAAAGCAGATTACCAATGCCTTGAAAATCCTGCGTATGAGATTTCAGGTTTTCTTTTTTTTATTTCTCTCTTCCAGTCATTTTCCTCTTCATTCTATGGTTTATTGTCTGATCAGTTTAAGAAGGATTTTTCTTTTCAGATATGGATAA
- a CDS encoding FecR family protein, whose translation MDKQRAQLLLKAYLAGTCTPEEKALLESWYQKTEGKELPVITQQKWDNQLEEIWAGLPVHQESRKFWQSSYFAAAAIILLCLITGLYFFSAKNTVPSKTNQLTVNDIPPGSNKAILTLADGSRITLSGTSQDKIVTENGIIISRTTDGQLIYRISTDNNEHRTPGYNSVETPVGGSYMIILPDSTKVWLNAASMLKYPLQFLDQRRVELKGEAYFEVAKNKKKPFIVYTPTQQVSVLGTHFNINSYTNEPDVQTTLLEGSVVVNVLNQQSTTTESVTLKPGQQSRLQAGKLTVGMVDINKSEAWKNDFFVFKDADIQTVMRAVERWYNVEVVYQGAPPKRSFSGEIYRNINLKEFLAILDFNNVHFHINGKKIWVTP comes from the coding sequence ATGGATAAACAAAGAGCACAGCTATTGTTAAAAGCATATCTGGCGGGAACATGCACGCCGGAAGAAAAAGCCTTGCTTGAGTCCTGGTATCAAAAAACAGAAGGGAAAGAACTGCCGGTAATAACGCAGCAAAAATGGGATAATCAGCTGGAAGAAATATGGGCCGGTTTACCGGTTCATCAGGAATCCAGGAAATTTTGGCAGTCATCTTATTTCGCCGCTGCTGCAATTATACTACTCTGCCTGATAACCGGCCTGTATTTTTTTTCTGCAAAAAATACTGTTCCATCAAAAACGAATCAGCTAACTGTTAACGACATACCTCCGGGAAGCAATAAGGCTATCTTAACTTTAGCTGATGGCTCCAGAATAACTTTGTCCGGCACTTCTCAGGACAAGATTGTGACAGAAAATGGAATTATAATCTCCAGAACCACAGACGGTCAGCTAATTTACCGGATTAGTACCGATAATAATGAGCACAGAACACCGGGTTATAATTCTGTTGAGACTCCAGTTGGTGGCTCTTATATGATTATTTTACCTGATAGTACAAAAGTCTGGCTGAATGCTGCCTCTATGTTGAAATATCCATTACAATTCCTGGACCAGCGGCGCGTTGAATTAAAAGGAGAGGCATATTTTGAAGTCGCTAAAAATAAAAAGAAACCATTTATTGTGTATACTCCTACCCAGCAAGTCAGCGTTTTGGGTACTCATTTCAATATAAATTCATATACGAATGAACCAGATGTACAAACCACCCTTCTTGAAGGATCGGTAGTTGTAAATGTATTAAATCAGCAATCCACTACGACGGAGTCAGTAACCTTGAAACCGGGTCAGCAAAGCAGACTTCAGGCAGGAAAACTGACAGTGGGTATGGTGGATATAAATAAATCCGAAGCCTGGAAAAACGACTTTTTCGTGTTCAAAGATGCCGATATCCAAACGGTCATGCGAGCAGTTGAAAGATGGTATAATGTAGAGGTTGTCTATCAGGGAGCACCACCGAAAAGATCATTTTCAGGTGAAATTTATCGTAACATCAATCTTAAAGAATTTCTCGCCATACTGGATTTCAATAATGTACATTTCCATATAAATGGAAAAAAGATATGGGTTACTCCATAG
- a CDS encoding M12 family metallopeptidase produces MKTKTFTLITAALLLSLSACKKQNNAEDAQTLTPENCHCDIEQAFPNTKGEIVTIGTGKNSIKLVKKEGVYIMGGDMVLTDQQVAYLRQKNDPQAVRTESITVNTLARTWPDGIIYYDLDDNLSSRKLAWISGAMARWKRQTKITFVKRVSQTNYVHFTSGDGCSSNVGMTGGKQNITLGNCSEGKAMHEIGHAVGLYHEQTRSDRDQYIVVIDSNITDGAEHNFDISTTHTSVGTLDFGSAMMYDSYEFSKNGLPTMTKLDGSTFTKQRDSLSTGDLAGIASLYP; encoded by the coding sequence ATGAAGACTAAAACATTTACACTGATCACAGCTGCATTGCTGTTGAGCCTTAGTGCATGTAAAAAACAAAACAATGCGGAAGATGCTCAGACATTAACCCCAGAAAACTGTCATTGCGATATTGAGCAGGCTTTCCCCAATACAAAAGGTGAGATTGTCACTATCGGAACAGGAAAAAATTCCATTAAACTGGTGAAAAAAGAAGGCGTGTACATTATGGGAGGTGACATGGTATTAACAGATCAACAGGTTGCCTATCTCAGACAAAAAAATGATCCCCAGGCCGTTAGAACCGAAAGTATTACGGTCAATACACTGGCCAGAACCTGGCCGGATGGCATCATTTATTATGATCTGGATGATAATCTGTCCAGCAGAAAACTCGCCTGGATCAGCGGAGCCATGGCGCGCTGGAAAAGACAAACAAAGATTACTTTTGTTAAACGGGTAAGCCAGACAAATTATGTTCATTTTACATCGGGTGATGGTTGTTCTTCCAATGTTGGAATGACAGGTGGCAAACAGAATATCACCCTGGGCAATTGCTCTGAAGGTAAAGCAATGCATGAGATCGGACATGCTGTAGGACTTTATCATGAGCAAACCAGATCAGACCGGGACCAATATATTGTGGTTATTGATAGTAATATAACTGATGGCGCTGAGCATAACTTCGACATCAGTACGACACATACATCAGTAGGTACCCTTGATTTTGGTTCGGCCATGATGTACGATTCTTACGAGTTTTCTAAAAACGGATTGCCTACCATGACAAAACTGGATGGCTCAACATTCACTAAACAAAGAGATAGTCTTTCAACCGGCGATTTAGCAGGCATTGCCAGCCTGTATCCATAA
- a CDS encoding SDR family oxidoreductase: protein MKTIFITGASTGLGKATAKLFASKGWKVIATMRNPENEKELNLIDHITLLPLDVTNPEQIAETTRKAIASGNVDVVFNNAGYGLMGPLESTTDEQLVRQLDTNILGVIRVTQAFIPYFREKQSGLFITTTSIGGLITFPFSSVYHATKWALEGWSESMAFELNKIGVGIKTVSPGGIKTDFLNRSADMSAHPAYEKWVTQMFSAINEDHFTPAGQIASVVYEAATDGKDKLRYVAGEDALALYAQRSQLGDEAFRKQMGQTFLAD, encoded by the coding sequence ATGAAAACAATATTCATTACAGGGGCCTCAACAGGCCTGGGAAAAGCAACAGCAAAATTATTTGCCTCAAAAGGCTGGAAAGTTATCGCTACTATGCGTAACCCCGAAAACGAAAAAGAACTGAATTTAATAGATCATATTACTTTACTGCCATTAGATGTGACTAATCCGGAACAAATTGCAGAAACCACACGAAAAGCTATTGCTTCGGGCAATGTTGATGTTGTGTTTAACAATGCCGGTTATGGATTAATGGGACCACTGGAGTCAACTACAGATGAACAGCTGGTACGACAGCTAGACACCAATATTCTGGGTGTAATACGGGTTACACAGGCATTTATACCTTATTTCAGAGAAAAACAAAGCGGACTTTTTATAACGACCACTTCTATAGGCGGACTAATTACCTTTCCATTCAGTTCTGTATATCATGCTACTAAATGGGCCCTGGAAGGCTGGAGTGAAAGTATGGCATTTGAGCTGAACAAAATTGGTGTGGGCATCAAAACTGTTTCTCCCGGAGGTATTAAGACAGACTTTCTGAATCGTTCTGCTGATATGTCGGCACATCCGGCCTATGAAAAATGGGTAACCCAAATGTTTTCAGCTATTAATGAAGATCATTTTACTCCGGCCGGGCAAATTGCTTCAGTGGTATATGAAGCAGCTACAGATGGTAAAGATAAACTAAGATATGTTGCAGGCGAAGATGCACTGGCACTTTACGCTCAACGTTCACAACTGGGGGACGAGGCTTTCAGAAAACAAATGGGACAGACATTTTTAGCAGATTAA
- a CDS encoding helix-turn-helix domain-containing protein: MKKETPIPYQFNSISDLHRVLGLPKPLHPLVSLVDNTEIAVEKDQLPASFLLNFYKISYKKGISGKIRYGQNYYDFDEGGMAYTSPNQLLAITDDAEYQGRTLLIHPDFIRNYPLGKSIKKYGFFSYDIHEALHLSDKEKSIILSIFKNIEDELQSTIDDFSQDVIVTQIELLLNYSNRFYKRQFITRKAVSNDLLTKAETLLDDHFSDENALLKGLPTVQDLAENLNVSPRYLSDMLRSLIGQNAQQYIHQKLIERAKQMLSTSNSSVAEVAYQLGFEHPQSFNKLFKRKTNLSPLEFRQSFN, encoded by the coding sequence GTGAAAAAGGAAACACCTATTCCATATCAGTTCAATTCTATATCCGACTTACACCGGGTGCTGGGTTTACCAAAACCTTTGCATCCGCTGGTAAGCCTTGTTGATAATACTGAAATAGCTGTGGAGAAAGACCAGTTACCAGCTTCATTTCTGCTTAATTTTTATAAGATTTCCTATAAGAAAGGGATCAGCGGAAAAATAAGATACGGACAAAACTATTATGACTTTGATGAAGGCGGAATGGCTTATACCTCACCTAATCAATTACTTGCCATTACTGATGATGCCGAATATCAGGGCCGAACTCTGCTTATTCATCCGGATTTTATCAGAAACTATCCATTAGGGAAAAGTATCAAAAAATATGGTTTCTTTTCTTATGACATCCACGAAGCACTGCATCTGTCAGATAAAGAAAAATCAATTATCCTTAGTATTTTCAAAAACATTGAGGATGAACTCCAGTCAACCATAGATGATTTTAGTCAGGATGTAATTGTCACACAGATTGAATTGTTACTGAACTATAGCAATCGTTTTTATAAACGTCAGTTCATTACCCGCAAAGCTGTAAGTAATGATTTACTGACCAAAGCAGAAACTTTACTTGATGACCATTTCAGTGACGAAAATGCGCTCCTGAAAGGTCTGCCCACAGTACAGGATCTTGCGGAGAACCTCAATGTATCACCGCGTTATTTAAGTGATATGCTCCGTTCTTTAATCGGACAGAATGCACAGCAGTATATTCATCAGAAATTAATTGAAAGAGCTAAGCAAATGCTATCTACCAGCAATTCGTCAGTTGCTGAAGTAGCTTATCAGCTGGGCTTTGAACATCCGCAGTCTTTCAATAAACTGTTCAAGAGAAAAACTAATTTATCTCCTCTGGAATTCAGACAATCATTTAATTAA
- a CDS encoding nucleotide disphospho-sugar-binding domain-containing protein, translated as MSKNVIIVLSPYISHVIPTFGIAGKMKSRGYNIIYALPEKFEQAILYHEYSFEQLNKLQENDELELNMVVEKLFEKYDPVLFFIEVGFWDWSLFLLARNTPSIGIEVSTCEDKYTLIPPYNSPTVPRKSLLSLVEIEFEWLSISLGFLVEIRENLVRRSYYNRILKLLKLPDKPYMSRKKRVSNYRSYSTIEFIFFPKAFDFPRVINEKTFFVGGFVNTNRKEKEFDWLKIDTDKDIALCSLGSLSSWYKGGYDFYTRVIEAFTQLPEYTLILGLGNLFEEFNQDLLPKNIFIYKTLPQLTLLKKTKIFITHGGAGSVREAMLYGVPVLVYPWSTTSDMPGISSRVKYHGIGIVGDISKDSSSTMIRHVHELNSDYIRTNVLKMQEHFLEAQASENGIIDFIINYKDKSKAL; from the coding sequence ATGAGTAAAAATGTAATCATTGTTCTATCACCCTATATAAGCCATGTAATTCCAACATTTGGTATTGCAGGCAAAATGAAAAGCAGAGGTTATAATATAATCTATGCTCTGCCGGAAAAGTTTGAACAGGCTATATTATATCATGAATATAGTTTTGAACAGTTGAACAAATTACAGGAAAATGATGAGCTGGAGCTAAATATGGTTGTAGAGAAATTATTCGAGAAATATGATCCTGTCTTGTTTTTTATTGAAGTGGGATTCTGGGACTGGTCTCTTTTTCTTTTAGCCAGAAACACTCCGTCAATAGGTATTGAAGTAAGTACCTGTGAGGATAAATACACATTAATTCCACCTTATAATAGTCCTACTGTCCCCCGAAAGAGTTTACTTTCTCTGGTTGAAATTGAGTTTGAATGGCTCAGCATATCTCTTGGTTTTTTAGTTGAAATAAGAGAGAATCTGGTGCGGAGGAGTTATTATAACCGAATTTTGAAATTACTGAAACTTCCCGATAAGCCATATATGTCAAGGAAAAAAAGGGTTTCAAATTATAGGTCGTATTCAACTATTGAATTCATATTTTTTCCCAAAGCATTTGATTTTCCGAGAGTAATTAATGAAAAAACATTTTTTGTTGGAGGCTTTGTCAATACAAACAGGAAAGAAAAAGAGTTTGACTGGTTAAAAATTGACACAGATAAAGATATTGCTCTATGTAGTTTAGGTTCATTAAGCAGCTGGTATAAGGGTGGATATGACTTCTACACAAGGGTTATAGAAGCATTTACACAATTACCTGAATATACACTCATCCTTGGATTAGGAAACTTATTTGAGGAGTTTAATCAAGATTTGCTGCCGAAAAATATATTTATCTATAAGACATTACCACAGCTTACCCTATTAAAAAAGACAAAAATATTTATCACGCATGGAGGAGCAGGATCTGTGAGGGAAGCTATGTTATATGGTGTTCCAGTTTTGGTTTATCCCTGGAGTACAACCAGTGATATGCCTGGTATTTCCAGTAGAGTAAAATATCATGGTATTGGAATCGTTGGAGATATTTCGAAAGATTCTTCATCAACAATGATCAGACATGTTCATGAATTAAACTCCGACTATATCAGGACAAATGTTTTGAAGATGCAAGAACATTTTCTTGAAGCACAGGCTTCAGAAAATGGAATAATTGACTTCATTATTAATTATAAAGATAAGAGCAAGGCTTTATAA
- a CDS encoding ABC transporter ATP-binding protein: MEKTYHIIFELIKSQWKKQTTLFLLVLLNSSISLLSPYITKIIIDKVFPFKDYNLLLELLVILTICYIIRVVANYFADITQTRVGIHITSQLRSRLFDHIIRQPLLFFHDNSNGKLVYKLNTQIEYIESFITNNLIKSLNNLLTVIGITIMLTTLNAKLFFVSIILVPLLLIVNYKLKAKVKNLFKAANEQNEALNDFFYERLKNIRLIKLFNTFSEEGKQLSTELVSLSRSWFSADKLSSIRRNSATFIIALSPLLVFGIGGKDIIAGTMSIGSLVAFLQYLNRLFSPISELTELNTELVKFKVAIESVYGVFDQAIETEFIAHEHKIEQIDHLIFENVSFFYQKRTEPIIDELNIELKKGASYALVGKSGCGKSTFINLLCKLYPTNSGTVKINGISLNDLSRHFISKKVSLVTQDSLIFNATILENLKYGARDSTFEEICEVCDIVGLTVIINGLKSKFDTMIGHNGDNLSGGQKQRLSIARALLRNSDILILDEATSALDSHSENLIIQNIQKRRSKDCILLIISHRFSCIKDLDHVLLMKDGQVTELRSMVGFAENLEIRELFKNQIVHE; the protein is encoded by the coding sequence ATGGAAAAAACATATCATATAATTTTTGAGTTGATCAAATCTCAATGGAAAAAACAGACTACGCTGTTTTTGCTTGTGCTATTGAACTCCTCAATATCATTACTCTCACCCTATATAACTAAAATTATTATAGATAAGGTTTTTCCATTTAAAGATTATAATCTGCTACTCGAGTTGCTGGTTATATTGACTATATGCTATATAATCAGGGTTGTTGCAAATTACTTTGCAGATATTACCCAGACTCGGGTAGGGATTCACATTACCAGTCAGTTAAGATCCCGATTATTTGATCATATTATCAGGCAGCCGCTGCTGTTTTTTCATGACAATTCTAATGGGAAGTTAGTTTATAAATTGAATACTCAAATTGAATATATTGAATCTTTTATTACTAATAACTTAATAAAGTCTCTAAACAATTTGTTGACTGTTATAGGCATAACAATTATGCTGACAACTTTAAACGCTAAGCTTTTTTTTGTTTCAATTATACTCGTGCCACTTTTGCTAATTGTTAACTACAAACTTAAAGCTAAAGTCAAAAACTTGTTTAAAGCTGCGAACGAACAAAATGAGGCATTAAATGACTTCTTTTATGAAAGACTAAAAAATATAAGGCTTATTAAATTGTTTAATACTTTCTCTGAAGAAGGTAAGCAATTAAGTACTGAATTAGTAAGCCTTTCCAGGTCGTGGTTCAGTGCAGATAAGCTGTCTTCTATAAGAAGAAATTCTGCAACTTTTATCATTGCACTATCGCCTTTATTAGTCTTTGGAATAGGTGGAAAAGATATTATAGCTGGTACAATGTCTATTGGCTCTCTCGTAGCTTTTCTTCAATATCTGAACAGACTGTTTTCACCAATAAGCGAACTGACTGAGTTAAATACCGAGTTAGTGAAATTTAAAGTAGCTATAGAAAGTGTCTATGGCGTTTTTGATCAGGCAATTGAAACGGAATTTATAGCGCATGAACATAAAATTGAACAGATTGACCACCTGATATTTGAAAATGTATCTTTTTTTTATCAAAAACGTACAGAGCCTATTATCGATGAATTAAATATTGAGCTTAAAAAAGGGGCGAGTTATGCACTAGTAGGTAAAAGCGGTTGTGGGAAAAGTACATTTATAAATTTACTATGTAAGTTATATCCCACTAACTCGGGGACTGTAAAAATTAATGGCATTTCATTGAATGACCTGAGCAGACACTTTATCAGCAAAAAAGTATCTCTGGTTACACAAGATTCTCTGATTTTTAATGCAACAATTCTCGAAAATTTAAAATACGGGGCCAGAGATTCCACTTTTGAGGAAATCTGTGAAGTCTGTGATATTGTAGGTCTCACTGTAATCATTAATGGGCTTAAGTCAAAATTCGACACAATGATTGGGCATAATGGTGATAACCTTTCTGGTGGACAGAAGCAGAGACTCTCCATAGCAAGGGCGCTGCTAAGAAATTCAGATATTCTGATTTTAGATGAGGCGACATCAGCATTAGATTCCCATAGTGAAAACTTAATAATTCAAAATATTCAGAAGAGACGTAGTAAAGATTGTATTTTATTGATAATCAGTCACCGCTTTAGTTGTATCAAAGATTTAGATCATGTCTTATTGATGAAAGATGGTCAGGTTACTGAACTTAGGTCAATGGTTGGTTTTGCGGAGAACCTGGAGATAAGAGAACTATTTAAAAACCAGATTGTGCATGAGTAA
- a CDS encoding 2OG-Fe(II) oxygenase, with translation MKYESFEINDKAIYIIDDEIEKDLVDNFYEQIQTLAFVKGEKDFDGDKYPIFSVDFDVEKFETSNLFAQKAAFLIERFYADHQYQMRRAYINLSNYGDVEFPHSDCREDENDLTVVYYVNKFWDYRWGGETIFYENHESKRCVLPKPGRFLIFPGAVEHLGSISTRICTESRLTMAIKYKQISS, from the coding sequence ATGAAATACGAATCCTTTGAAATAAATGATAAAGCAATTTATATTATTGATGATGAAATTGAAAAAGATTTAGTAGACAATTTTTATGAGCAGATACAAACACTGGCATTCGTAAAGGGAGAAAAGGATTTTGATGGAGATAAATATCCGATCTTCTCGGTCGATTTTGATGTGGAGAAATTTGAAACAAGTAATTTGTTTGCTCAAAAAGCAGCTTTTCTGATAGAGAGATTTTATGCTGATCATCAATATCAAATGAGGAGGGCTTATATCAATCTTTCAAATTATGGAGATGTTGAATTTCCGCATTCTGATTGTAGAGAAGATGAAAATGATTTGACTGTTGTCTATTATGTAAACAAGTTCTGGGATTACAGATGGGGCGGAGAAACAATATTCTATGAGAATCATGAATCAAAACGTTGTGTATTACCCAAACCCGGAAGATTTCTGATTTTCCCGGGGGCAGTAGAGCATCTGGGCTCTATCTCTACCAGGATTTGTACAGAATCAAGGTTAACTATGGCAATTAAATATAAACAGATTTCCAGTTAA
- a CDS encoding cupin-like domain-containing protein codes for MEFDLKRVLDFEKVREERSELLSSNYFNAHYTYSSVPVIFRGSFNKWAPGSEKWNHEFFKENFGHEFAFAKRTIDGKEEKKEFLIADYLDYMNYNQDEIPFYLNTQCHVDKPFKKAYQVPDFFNCWYGAWPSDNRKYDLSWLYFGAKGTFSKLHIDVWNSSAWNAVITGKKLWLFFSRTQEDLIYKGMVNPYSPDIELFPLYKQTHPLVCIQEPGDIVYTPSGWWHTVINLEAGVSLTENFVNLSNYKYVLEDLIKARPKSYNSILKLVNHNLNDLK; via the coding sequence ATGGAATTTGATCTTAAAAGGGTTCTTGACTTTGAAAAAGTCCGGGAAGAAAGAAGTGAATTATTAAGTAGTAATTATTTTAACGCACATTATACCTATTCTTCCGTACCAGTCATTTTTAGGGGCTCATTTAACAAATGGGCGCCTGGTTCTGAAAAGTGGAATCATGAATTCTTTAAAGAAAATTTCGGACATGAATTTGCATTTGCTAAAAGAACTATAGATGGGAAAGAAGAAAAAAAAGAGTTTTTAATAGCTGATTATCTTGATTATATGAATTATAATCAGGACGAAATCCCATTTTATTTAAATACCCAGTGTCACGTAGATAAGCCATTCAAAAAAGCATACCAGGTACCTGATTTCTTTAATTGCTGGTATGGGGCATGGCCATCTGATAATAGAAAATACGATCTTTCCTGGTTGTATTTTGGTGCAAAGGGGACATTTTCTAAACTACATATTGATGTGTGGAATTCCAGTGCCTGGAATGCTGTTATTACAGGAAAGAAATTGTGGCTTTTTTTTTCAAGGACTCAGGAAGATCTGATTTACAAAGGAATGGTAAATCCATACAGTCCTGATATTGAGTTATTTCCGCTTTATAAGCAGACACACCCATTAGTCTGTATTCAAGAGCCTGGAGATATTGTTTACACTCCTTCCGGATGGTGGCATACAGTAATTAATCTAGAAGCCGGGGTATCTCTGACAGAAAACTTTGTGAATCTTTCCAACTATAAATACGTACTGGAAGATTTAATCAAAGCCAGACCCAAATCATACAACTCAATTTTAAAACTTGTAAACCATAATTTAAATGACCTTAAATAG